From the Anoplopoma fimbria isolate UVic2021 breed Golden Eagle Sablefish unplaced genomic scaffold, Afim_UVic_2022 Un_contig_8385_pilon_pilon, whole genome shotgun sequence genome, the window gaggtgggaacatcatggtgtggggctgtttttcagcatacatggcactggcaaacttcatataattgaaggaaggatgaatggaaaaatgtaccgagatcATTCTGAacaaaaatctgctgccatctaccaggatgatgaagacgaaacgagggtggacatttcagcaagacaatgatcccaaacacacagccaaggaaactcaattggtttcagagaagaaaataaagctgctagaatggcccagccaatcacctgacttgaatccaatagaaactctatggaaagaactaaagatccagagttcatagaagaggcccacggaaccttcaagattgaAAACTGTTtatgtggaagaatgggccaaaatcacaccccTGAGCCAATGCATACGGCTAACATTCCCTTccaggaggcatcttgaagctgtcattaccaactaaaagcttttgtacgaagtattaaatacatttcagtaagcgtaaTTGCCCATATTGGTTTTCTGTTTACTGTGCTCATGATTGAAATATCAATGTCAATAAGTTCttaaacactttatttccaatagacacatttttctctttatcttaTGTGAGTTAAAGCTGGGAAACAATCATAAGAATGCTTCAGTTTAGAAGATTTGCTGAGTGAGCATTGAGCATTACTTCTTGACTCTGAGCTTGTAAACAGAAGTTGCAGGAAGCTTGTTGACATTTGCAAGGTGATTTCTTTATGTTACATCACACATTATCTGACGTAATGATGGATATTTCCCCAGTGGCAAAATCGTGTACTTAACTTTGCAGCAGAGTAGCAAAGATATGTGCAGGTGGATAGTGTCAGCAGTAGGAGGAGTAAGGAGGCGAAGATGAAAGATTGAGAAACAAGAGACACTTGAAGGCGGCATTACTTCTCTGCAAGCAACTGTTTCTTGATACTATTGGCTTTTTATGTTACTAATAAGATAAAACCTCTGACCTTGAGATTAGGACATTCTCTGTGACTTAAACATAATTCTGTTGTTTCAGGTTGATGGAAAACTACACTTATAACAGCCCCACGCTCCACCTGGAGTCTTTGCATCTTTCCAAAGAGTCTGTCTACCCTGTCTTTCTCTCGTTTTTGTTCACATACTTGTTTATAATTGTTGCAAATGTAAGCATTGCTGTTCTGATCTTCATTGACAAGAGCCTCCACCAGCCCATGTATCTCCTTTTTTGCAACCTGCCGTTAAATGACATCCTTGGAAATTCTATCTTGATGCCCCGTTTGCTTATGGACATGTTGAAGCCTCCTCTGAGCTCTTTATTAGTTATTATGAATGTGTGGTCCAAGCTTTCACCACACACATGTTTGGTACCACTAGTCACACTGTGCTTATGATTATGGCTTTTGACAGATATGTGGCCATCTGTAGTCCATTAcgatataatatgataatgacCAACAAAATGGTGATCAAGTTGATCGTGTCTGCCTGGGGAGTGGCCTTCGTTTTGGTCGCGATTCTACTCGGTCTGACCATACGACTGAACAGATGTAGGACTCTGATCACAAATTTTTCCTGTGACAATGCCTCACTGTTTAAACTCtcctgtgagagtgtgtttattaataatgtcTATGGCCTCACTTTCACTGTAGTCCTGTTCACAGGTTCCATAGGCACCATGGTTATCACTTATACTAAGATTACAGTAGTCTGTCTCACCAGTAAAAGCAAGTCTTTGAACAGTAAAGCCTTAAAGACCTGCAGCACTCACCTGGTCGTGTATCTGATCATGGTGTTAAGTGGAATGTCAAGCATAGCTCTACATCGTTTCCCTCACTTCTCATACTACAGAAAACTCACcagcattttgtttcatattgtcCCTGGCAGCCTCAACCCCATCATTTATGGAGTGCAGTCCAAAGAGATACAACATTTTTTCCTCAAGTTATTTGACTCAAAGAAGGTTTTGCCATCATTGTAAAGTTTTTTGGGGGTGAATTTATCAATGCAATATGTAGTGTGACCTAAGGGTGCCATActgtgcttctgtttttgtcCCTTGTAAGAGTTTAAGGACCCATTTCTGCTATTATTATGGCtactactaccaatactactCTAAATATATGTAGCATTTTTTGTCATATGGATTGACTTTTGTATAatattgttcattctgtacacatgacatctattgcatttctgctcATCCTGGGAGCAGGATCTCTCCTCAGTTGCTCTCCCTGAAAGACAGAGGATGGCATATGCTGTAGAGATTGTAAAGACCTCTGTGGTAAATTTGTGGGATTGGACTATTCAAATaaaattccattaaaaaaaaatgagtgccTGAATGTATGATTACTTTTCATATTTCCCTGAATCTCAGTAATAAGTGGTGATCTCTGACAACTGTCTTATAAGGAAAATACAATGGCAAGGACCTTGTGCAATCTATGTAACAAACACCAACAGAGTAATTTCTGAAAAACAGATAAGAGTTTTGACATAATAACCTTGACTTGTATCAAGGAAAGGTAAAGGTACCCCTGTGTTCTCTTAATTAAATGCAGTAGTACTTTAACCTGAGCATATTGCCTGGAGTAATAGGGTATtttgtgcaacaacaaaaaatcatAAGGctataaaatgcaaatgaatgtaCTTTGACTGTAATTTATGATTACTTTAAACTAAACACCAATGGCCAGTGTCATAAAATGGATTAACAGGAAATAGTTTTGATGTTATAACTAAGCTTAACAATGGCTCGTAATAGAGACCTGACAGGGTTCTGGATTGTggttcagaaaaaaagcacCTTTTTGAGTTGACATAACAGCTCTTGGACATTGCTCTGCTGTGCTTCTCAGAAACCTGTGTATacacaagttgttgttttttctgctacAAGACCTTCAACACAATGACCTGACTTCGAAATGCAAATTAATGTAAACAATCAAGAAATGATATGCACCACTCTAAGCAGTGGCGGATTTAGTAATTTGGGGGCCCAAGGCGAACTTAGCTAGGGGGCCCTTCAAATCcgttcttttaacacaaagggacctgtcaatacttgcactaaataaagagtagaatgtgagaaataagtctcggatataacaccagtgtatgtcaaaatgcaaaatatttattttttcagtttacagttacttctcaccggtcttcatacatcagtgatgtgtagatatctggaactgcacctttaaaataaacaacaaagaaaataaatacaaaacatattaagagtttaacttttttcatatacaatatgatataaagtatgtacaaaagttcatactgtatatcatcttgtttatgaaaataagaataccttttgtccactttttttgataaaatgggCATCAATTACCTTGGTTATCCAGCAGGACTTTTCTGGTAGATGTTAATGATGgacttctgtctctgtgacaaaataacagcaggtTACTCAAGTAGTTACAGGAATTATAttgaaatgtactgtaaaatgattaccttctcttcttgtccctgtctttgtgctctcctcctttctctcctcctgtgtccctctcctcctttctctcctcctgtgtccctctcctcctttctctcctcctgtgtccctctcctcctttctctcctcctttctctcctcctttctctcctcctgtgtccctctcctcctttctctcctcctgtgtccctctcctcctttctctcctcctgtgtccctctcctcctttctctcctcctgtgtccctctcctcctttctctcctcctgtgtccctctcctcctttctctcctcctgtgtccctctcctcctttctctcctcctgtgtccctctcctcctttctctcctcctgtgtccctctcctcctttctctcctcctgtgtccctctcctctcctcctgtgtccctctatttctctgcctcttcttccctgttatgcttctctctccctggaatgttatgttcatgtctttcttgtctttgtcccttactttctcttcatctcttctgtcCCTGTCCTGCTCCTTTGTTCCTGTATTAGTCATACTCTTCtttattcatcttcttctttcctgCGTTTCCTCCCGCTTTCTCCTTTTAATCGCCCCACTTGGATATTGTCGCTTCATTTTTACTGTCAACACAAATCGTACGTagcacttcacttcacttcacttccgtCTTTCGCGGTCTTTCGTCTTTCGCGGTCACTCATGGAATAGTCCATTATAACACGAAAGGGGAGGGGGAGCGATAATacgatttggggatttttatttttttgtctgttttttctttgtttttttctttgttttcagtttagacatacacaattataatttacaaacacaatggtGGGGGCTACTGTCTGGAGGCCCCAAGCCCCTGCTAAATGGGGAGGGGGCAGCTGGTTGGGGGCCCCTGCAGGTTGGGGGCCCCAGGCAGTTGCCTACCTTTGCCTTAATGGTAAGACCGCGATTGTTTGTTAATTGCATTTGGAGTACATCCTGGTAAATTCTTTGGTCACAAGCCTGgtgaaataatgaattataaatctgtaaaatacttgcaaaaaaaaaaaaagaccttgtaAAGGCTGAGCCTACAAGGATTTATGACCCcacatttcttgttttaaaagcatCTACATTCCTAAGAACCGGTTAAATACAGAGACACATCCAATTGTGTCTAAACAACTGAAAGAAACTGAGTTTTGATGCAACATGTATCTTAATTGTTTAGTAATAGGAGGAGCTCCTTGACATGTGGGTTTTGGACCTCCTGTTCACATCTCAcattcctgtgccgatgtgaggtcccgggacagaggatgtctcatgtgtacagattgtaaagccctctgaggcaaatttgtaatttgtgattctgggctctactaaataaactgaattgaattgaatgactCTACATCTGTGTGTAAGTTAGTTTATATTTTATCGTATTAACTTTTCTGTTCCCATGTTTAAtcattgtattttgtatatatattttgaatctACCTTAACCTAACAAATTCCCTTCATTTGTAAACCATTCACAAATTGAGTCTTGTAACTGCTTTGTTTGCATTCGTTCTGTTTCATGATAACACAGTATATCTCTATTGTACAATTGTTTGAatcattctttatttaatttaacaggttttattcagtgGGGGTTCACCAGACTGGACATGAGTGAAGTGAAGTTCTTATTCTTGCATCACACATTATCTCACGTAAAATAATGGTAATTGACTCCCTTAGGATAAAAATCATTTCTATAAAGCATTGCAAAAGAGGAGATCTGTTTGATATCACCAGCaatgagaaagaagaaagagaagctCAGATACGTGAAGCAGAAACACCCAAAGTAGGTAACCCTGATCTACAACTTTCCTCACAATTGTCATACTTTTCTACTTATTTGTAGATTGTGCCTACTTTCAGGATGAACTTCCTGAACTCAAACATGAACTTTTCTGTCATGAAGTTCAgaattttaaacaaaaccaaacacaattatttataCATGGATATATAGAGTAATACCAATATCTGGGAAAAGCTGCATGCGTCTGTTGTGGTTACTTGTATACTTTGCCTCCACATGATCCCTTATATAACTTGCCAGGACATTACTTGTGACATTTACAGaactgttttgttctttcaggTTGATGGAAAACTACACTTACAACAGCTTCACATTACAGCTGGAGGGCTTAAATGTCTCAAAGGAATCTACGTACCCggtgtttcttttcctctttttctcctacTTGTTTGTAATTTTTGCAAATGTAAGCATTGCTGTTCTGGTTTTCGTGGACAAAAACCTTCACCAGCCCATGTATCTCCTTTTTTGGAACCTTTCAGTCAATGACATCCTTGGAAATTCTATCTTGATGCCCCGTTTGCTTATGGACATGTTGAAGCCTCCCTCTGAGCTCTTTATTAGTTATTATGAATGTGTGGTCCAAGCTTTCACCACACACATGTTTGGTACCACCACTCACACTGTGCTCATGATTATGGCTTTTGACAGATATGTGGCCATCTGTTATCCTTTGCGTTACACAACCATAATGACCAACAAAATGCTGATGAAGCTGACAGTGTCTGCCTGGGGAGTGGCCCTTGTTTTGGTTGGAATTCTGCTTGGTCTTACCCTCCGGCTGAACAGATGTAGGACTCTGATAAGAAGCCCTTACTGTGACAATGCTGCACTGTTTAAACTCtcctgtgagagtgtgtttattaataatgtcTATGGCCTCACTTTCACTGTAGTCCTGTTCACAGGTTCCATAGGCAGCATGGTTATCACTTATACTAAGATTACAGTAGTCTGTCTCACCAGTAAAAGCAAGTCTTTGAACAGTAAAGCCTTAAAGACCTGCAGCACTCACCTGGTCGTGTATCTCATTATGTTGTTGAGTGGAATGTCTATCATTATTCTGCATCGCTTCCCTCAGTACTCAGACTACAGAAAACTCGCTGCTATTTTGTATCATATCATCCCTGGCAGCCTCAACCCTATTGTTTATGGCTTGCAGTCCAAAGAAATGTGTAAATTCTTGTGTAAGTTGTTTGAGTCAAAGAAGGTTTTGCCATCATAACAAAGACGATATACCAAGCCCACAGGAGTTTTTAAGCACATGGGGCCCCACATTGATtctttgtgtgtaaaaacacaaatcagaaATTCTTGTCCACCTATTAGGATTCAGAGATGGATATGTTAGACTAAGTTGTGAGGTCCATTTACT encodes:
- the LOC129116364 gene encoding olfactory receptor 146-like, with the translated sequence MENYTYNSFTLQLEGLNVSKESTYPVFLFLFFSYLFVIFANVSIAVLVFVDKNLHQPMYLLFWNLSVNDILGNSILMPRLLMDMLKPPSELFISYYECVVQAFTTHMFGTTTHTVLMIMAFDRYVAICYPLRYTTIMTNKMLMKLTVSAWGVALVLVGILLGLTLRLNRCRTLIRSPYCDNAALFKLSCESVFINNVYGLTFTVVLFTGSIGSMVITYTKITVVCLTSKSKSLNSKALKTCSTHLVVYLIMLLSGMSIIILHRFPQYSDYRKLAAILYHIIPGSLNPIVYGLQSKEMCKFLCKLFESKKVLPS